Part of the Sebastes umbrosus isolate fSebUmb1 chromosome 3, fSebUmb1.pri, whole genome shotgun sequence genome is shown below.
atgtaaagtaagtaaaaaaataaatgcaaaaatgaatgataaataaaaaattttttaaataaataaataaatttagaaatgaatataaatacataaataaataaaaggcaaaattaaacagaagagtaattaaataagataattaatacaatgataaataactaaagaagcaaattaaaacaaatcatgtCATCATAATCaatgtatgtcacattttatcaattaataaatggctacatttatttttaatattatttttgctacatttaattacatatttatttatttatcaagtcatttattaattaattttttatttttttattttggcaggttctgtcctccatactgaAGAGCGGTTGTCGCcatcgccatcgccatcttggcagtgacgactcCTAAAGGCCTTAAAGCACCGGTGCATTTATTTTCGTACgattaatttgcatgtcaatatgtttttttgaagtgatgtttttgtcatgaatacttacaattcacacaaaatacaaatattacgCGGCGAAAAAGCAACTTCACATCCTGAGAGCCATCGGGTTGCTCGCATAAACCCGTGGACTAACGATTAACAACGCCATCATTTGCTGTTGTTCTCCATCATTCATCGCAGCCATACTGATGAAGGACAAACCCTGAGCCATGTATATAAGCCCCAGTTTCTCACAGTGCGTTTGCTTTCACATGCTTGGGCTCCACACGTCCTGCAGTCTGATGTTATGATTCAACACATGAGCTCATCACTGGTTGATTGGCATTTTACGCTCGGCTTAGGCAGCCGGATGAAACAGACGTGATTAAAGGCTGGAACAGGGCAGTGTAATCCCAGTACTCCCAGAGGGAGACTGGACTCATATTAGTGAAGGAGTTATCTAATAAAGGAGGGGACCACCTACAGGGCAGTTGGGAGGATACAATATCTCATCCAACATCCGCTCACAGAGAGTTACTGGCACATTatgagacagaaggagagaaacaATGTAGTCAACAGTGATATAAAGTAGCTGAGTCTGTTGAGTATCAAACTCTGATCTACTGTAGGTTTGAAACATGAGTTTGATATTAACAATATTTTGGACACTTCCTATAACAactcttaaaggtgctctaattcatgttttacattaacaatggatgaaatgactcaacggccaaaaaccaagatggcgacgtccaacaaccaagatggtgacggccaaaagccaagatggcggaggccaaaaaccaaaatggcgacgaccaaaatccaagatggcgacaaccaaaaaccaagatggcaaaggccaaaaaccaagatggtgacagctagaaaccaagatggcgaccgccaaaaaccaaggtggtgatggccaaaaaccaagatggtgacagctagaaaccaagatggcgaccgctaaaaaccaagatggcaactgccaaaaaccaagatggcaacggccaaaaatcaagatggcaacagctagaaaccaagatggcgatgggcaaaaaccaagatggcaaaggccaaaaaccaaaatggcgacgaccaaaatccaagatggcgacaaccaaaaaccaagatggcaaaggccaaaaaccaagatggtgacagctagaaaccaagatggcgaccgccaaaaaccaaggtggtgatggccaaaaaccaagatggtgacagctagaaaccaagatggcgaccgccaaaaaccaaggtggTGACAgctagaaaccaagatggcgaccgctaaaaaccaagatggcaacggccaaaaatcaagatggcaacagctagaaaccaagatggcgatgggcaaaaaccaagatggcaaaggccaaaaaccaagatggcgacagctagaaaccaagatggcgaccgccaaaaaccaaggtggTGACAgctagaaaccaagatggcgaccgctaaaaaccaagatggcaacggccaaaaaccaagatggcaacagctagaaaccaagatggcagaGGCCAAAATGCCattctcgaggcttcaaaacctagtcaacaaaccaatgagtgacgtcacggtgactacgtccacttcttataaacagtctatgacAGAAACACAAGTCCAAATGAATGTTAACGTTGCTCCGTGTccactggatgtgtaaataggcaacatGTTCACCATATTAACTTTAGTCGGTGATAATCAATGCTGTGTTTACAGCTTCTTGTGCCGCCCCATGTGGGACGAATATCACATTGTTGCTTGATTTAAataatgcagtattaatgatcAGAAGCTTAAATACTCCGTAGACGCTGCTGCTTCCTGGCTGCAGGGTAaagtcacacacagagagagatagtgTGAGACTTCAGTCAGTGATCCAGTGGCccagtctgtaaccataacagCCACATCATCTCCACAACAGAGGGGAGTGTGTAGCGTCACGCCGGACATGGTTGGActtctctctctggctgttAACGCGCTCTGCCCTCCGGCGATATCAGCAGCTGTGTGCCTCTGAACCATGAATGGGATGTTCAGTCTCCGCCGGCTGTGACATCATTTTGTCGTCACGATCTGGACACACGCAAACCTCAAGTAGCAGAACGCCAACCGATTAATGTTCAGACGGTttatctcttcatctctctgatGTTTATTCgtgacatgaaaatgtcagCGGCCACGGGGGGGGAGGATGGGACATCCCATGATACCACCTCTTCAGTCAAAACAACCAGCAGGAGGGAGAAGGGGTGCATGCTGGGAGGCATAAGGCATATGTTTCTTTTACACTGTATGCACAGTATGCAACACATACAACACTAAATATCAGTGGTCTTAacgttatggctgatcggtgtatatactgtatatagttttGACgcgtttgttgacgttgtcagataTGGCGGAGGTCgtgaagttaatttttcggtgcataataagtgaatatatatttctcttctgtcattatgcctttgcatttcctgcattatgttacccgcttgctaacgttctaaattgttagcctctgtggcttctagacgccgacagtaaccttaatattgccgttgcttagcagcggtgttctcaccacttaaccacttgaatgccAAGCACATCGTgaacacgacttcccatgttgtaaacacaagctcacaagtttcatttgaaggcagcagtAGTTGTGATCAGCACTGTTGACATCAGATTTTGGCCCGTGTGGCTCATGTTGCACAACTTCTTCTTGTGCGTTTCTTTGAGCTGCACAGGAGCGATGTGCGTCAGTGGTGTTTTTGGTCGTGAGGTGATGAAGCAGTGAGGCTGATTTAAGGAGCTCTGCTACCATCACTCATAACCCCCAACTCTCTAATTACAACCACAGGCTCACAATGAGCACTGGTGCTGTGAACCGGCACTTTATGACAACACGGTGGGGTACTAGGATCATAAGTAGCAGAGTAAAGATTGACACCTCTGCCCCGCCTCCCACTGATGGGATGACTTGACCTCAGACCCTCCATCTCATAGCTGGAGAGATTAAAAAGCAAAGAATGACCCGAAGCACCGGCTCAAACAATCCAGTCACACGTGATGATGAGACACAAACAACACTCAGACACGTCAGTATAATATGTATCTGAATATTTAGAGGTCAGAGCATCTTTACTGAGATACTGCTCACAGTGATATTCACATTACTGGATGGCAAATGTCAGCTGGTAAtacatcccacacacacacagctgggatGCTGTTATGCAGGTCGCCGTGGAGACGGCggggaatgagagagagatggcggAGAAGAAGGAGGGGAGCGCTAGCTTCTCTTTCatcaggtcacacacacactgacatccATTCAACATGTTCGCCGCCTTATAAACCCTGTGACATAATGCCAGACACCAAACTCTTGATCTTTCTGCTCGTCCTCTGTCTCTCGTCCCGTCCTCCTGTCATGTCAGACAGCGTCTCTTTGCTTATGTGGTGTTAAGTAAATATGAGAGAATAGTTTTGGGTTTCTAGTATTATAATTTGACTTTATAGCTTTTAGAAATTAAACCTCATGACCCTGAAACTCTCTGACCTCCTGCACAGTTCTCTGGAACCAGTCGTCTGCCTTTTAGCTGGTAAATTGCTGCAtctcgtttttttattttggtcacTTTATctcctttttattgtttttatcgtTTGTCTTGTTATATATTCTGCTTCCATTCCATCTTTTCTGTTCAGTAAAGCCTATAAATATAGCTTTAATAATTATAAAGGAGAGTGGACGAATGTCAACTAGTAGATTTACATGTTGTGTCATACTCTATACTTCTACTTTTGAGCATGAACTGAAATCTAATGAGTTTTTTATGGAAATAAAAAGTtacattctgtcattttatGCAGAAATGTTCAATCATGAAGCTCTACAAAACATGTCTGACCCCGGTCTTGACTCCTGACTGATTCGGAGGAACATCTCACCACCCTTTCGGTGACCTTTGAACCCTCATCCTACAGTAGGATGCAAAATCAACGTCCCATCACAGTTTTCAGATTGTTAGATTAGAGTCTGACTGCAGCTGCAGGGAACCGAGTCTTATCAAACACAAGTCATTCACAGCTCTGTGATGCCATCTACTGTCTCTGTGGTGCATGAGGAAGGGTCTTCATCAGCAGTACAACTGCATTTCAGTCTCTTAAATATAATTACATTTCAGTTAATTCATTCTCTGAACACATTTCATGAGAATGAAATGCAAAACTACTGCAGGTTATTTCTGAGTCTCATGAAATGGTGAGAAACTAAAACATCttctaaaaaaagcaaaataaaaatgctgttcTGGATGtattttgcactatttgtattgtttacaacttacagaacacttgacatgtatatagacattttaattcttattttattggtgcttttatatatatttagttatctaatatttatatatacaccaaTTTGTGTTCACTACTTGTGTGCATGACagttctttctttatttgtccagctttgttgtccttgtccctcGCTGTTATTTCTATGTACTAAATTgagagaaatgcaaaaaaaaaaagtcaaagtcccTGTTTGTGCACACGTACTGgacaaataaatctgattctaaTGACCTTTGACGTCAATTTAAGGGAGCCAAAGATATTTTTATTGTCCTCTCAAGAGTAGAatgttaattttattatttttttaaagattagaAGTTAATTCCACATCTAACTATGGTATATTTCTACCCCCTAAATTACATTCCGCCAttgcaaataaatgtagtacaaaaaaaaaatgcaatatttgcTTCTGATATATAGTGGagtggaagtataaagtagaataaaatggaaatattcaagtaaagtacaagtagcctacctcaaatttgtacagGAGGATACTTGTGTGTAATCTACTTAATTACATCCAACCATTGCAGATAAATGCAGtacagtaaaaagaatatattatatatgtatatggtATACGTAGGAATTCCATCTGAAAGTCTaaagtagcacaacatggaaataGGTTACTTAAGCACAAGTACActgtttaaatagtttttatttcaaactGTCAGTATACAGAGTAACAGAAGGAAACATTACTCACATACAGATGAAgcataacaaaaacatgaacaaaaagaCAGCAGTGCcaaacataaatgaatgaaacaaatcgaacattaaataaataaaaaataaaaacacgagAGTATGACAGTTAGTTCCCTTAAGATGTTGTATACGTTCATTGTTTTCATAGCTTTTGTGTTTCATGAGGAAGAAGTCGTTGACACATATTGTTCTATTTCcatcataaatacaaaaaaaattaggcttttttttttggtaaatttacattTGTGAATGTGGAATTTAGCGAGAATTCAATATTTTTAGATTAATAAggaaaaatgcattactgtgttTGTCATTGTAGACATAAaagccaaatataatatttctatagttttttattttttatttatttgcacatatatataactgcacaaaatccagtcaatgaaaaaaaaaaaaaaacagtgtcaggagaggtcaagaagccacaggcttatacaagatctaaactaacataataattttaaattttaaacaacaacaagaagtacacacaattttatatataatataaatataaatataaataatatttctatattaaaatgcaaaatctgagaaaatgttgtcAACTATAAAATTATTAACATCTTTCCACAGTCCatatgtaaatttacaggaccaaAATAAGTGAGAGCAGAAGTACAagcccacttttttttttttattattattattatttcaaaattacagtttacatagtaacagcagaaaacattaaaaacatttacatacaaaagaagcatagcaaaaacataaacaaagagctgtgtcaaacataaaaggacaacagaaatgaaacaaaaccaacataaaataataaaaaaaaaacacaataaaaaataaaaaataagtagatgataataaaaaaaagaccacgcgagagtatgacaataatttcaattaaaaacattaatgatattgcatacattcattgttttcattgctttttggttttgtgaggaagaaattgttgacagatataattccatttctttcataaatacaaagaaattaggcttttttttttagtaaatttacacttgtgaatgtggaactttgcgagaattaaaattaaattaataagaaaaaaatgcattgctgtctttgtcactgtaatcatggcatccaaatataatatttttatagtgcagtgcaaaatctgagaaagtGTTAagaagtataaaattattgacatctttccacaattcacatgtaaatttacaggaccagaataaatgagagcaagaaTCAGGATGTGATTCGCAGCAGGAATAATTtacatctatgtcactctttaacttctgtaagaaatgtttcactggatagaatctgTGGATGAATGTAAATGACACCTCTTAAAGAACAAGTCCACATGGTGGTAGGCTGCTTGAGTAAACAAACAACCCGCACATGCGCAGAACGACCAGCAGACACCGGAAGTGACGTTAGAGATGGCGTCCCCCGCTGCCCGGCTGACTGCACGCTGGTTCTCTACCGGACACCGGAGCGGTCGTTTCCTCTCAGTCTCCTCCAGACATGCAGCAGGTTGTTCGGGGACGGTATGGCAGACCCACCGGGGAGGAGCAGCGGTCAGCCGGAGCTCCTGTTCACCTGGGAGAGACGTGACATTGAGAGGACTGACAGGTGAGGACAGGCTAACTGTTAGCATCACAACATCATCAGGTGGTTCTGACATCAATACAACAATATACACTACAATATAACAACAACCGTCTGTTTCAATGTACCAACACCGTCCTGCAGGCTGCAGGGAGTCTAACGTtacagacacataaaggctgGTTAAGATAGTTAGCTCTGGTACAACTAGTGTGATGTAACTGCTCTCTGCTAGTGTGTGACagtatgatgacatcactgatagcatgatgacatcactgagagtatgatgacatcactgagagtatgatgacatcactgatagcatgatgacatcactgatagtatgtgtgatgacatcactgatagtatgatgacatcactgatagtatgatgacatcactgatagcatgatgacatcactgatagcatgatgacatcactgacagtatgatgacatcactgacagtatgatgacatcactgataGTAtgtatgatgacatcactgacagtatgatgacatcactgacagtatgatgacatcactgacaGTATGATGACATAACTGATAGTAtgtatgatgacatcactgataGTATGATGACATTACTGATAGTATGATGACATAACTGATAGTAtgtatgatgacatcactgataGTATGTATGATGACATTACTGACagtatcaattcaattcaaatcaatTCAAACTTCATTAATCCCTCTAGGGGCAATTGGTTTGGAGCAGcttgtacataaaaaaaacttagATAAAACATAGTGACacacaacaaaaccaacaacaacaacaacaacaacaacaacaatatatgtaagctaaaaaaataaatataaaaaaaggacCCAATAGTATGATGACATCAGAATGATGTAAAACGAATCATATCAAATGTGATTGTAAAATAGTCattatacattttgaacataataAATGTAACATTGCATTAATTGTAAACTTAGTGATTATATATGGtgaattttaaattttatataaatatgtattaaagaaaaaaaagttaccaCCCAATTTCACTGAATTTTTATgtgaatttaaaatataaatattaagacTCTAAAACttataaacacagaaaaaagtaatgaaactgtcaataaaacacacttgataaaaataatttcaaaatcAGTACCCATTTTTGcagcatgcacatatacatcaATGAACATAATGCATGTTTAATTTGCTtagtataattttttattattgaagtttatttatcacaattctattttttagaaattattgtaatttatatttatttgtttaaattaatATTCTTGTTTCTCTGTACCATTACATTGAGTACATGTCTGCAATGTTTTtctatttgaatgttttttcccTAAAGATGAGTGAAAGATTGGTGTATGTATTGTGTAAAACTAATCATAATATCAAAATTGGTTAAAGTTTAACAACCGTTACCTCCAATTTCACTTGATCtttatgtgaattaaaaaaatatactaaGACTCTCAAACTTATATACACTAAAACAagtaataaaactgtcaaactgTATGACTCtttaaagaataataataaaaattaataataatctgtatttgtttagcacctttcatacaagaaATGCAGCACCAAGTGTTTTACAATAAAGGAAAATAGACTTTAGAATGAACACAAAAACAGGGaaaataagatggaaaataattcacacttgataaaataaataaataaaatagaattaaatagAATATGTATAACacaagatggaaaataaaacacactgaataataatattttttcatgTAGGACCTTTGTGTTAAATGGAGTAGTATTCAGTTGTAATTAGAGCAGTTTATCCATTTTAGTGTGTTGTGAAAACACCCCAGTGATCCTTCATACAGCATGGTACACTGCAGTGCAACAGCGTCCTTTGTGAGTATTATAATGGTTAATATCTAGTGTCTGCTGACTGGAGTACAGTCAGGAACTTTATGTTTCTTGCTGGCATGTTATGGGTCCATAAATGATGTCCTGAGGGCCGAAATGCAATAACTGGACCATGTTGATGATTAACAGCGAGCTTCTTTATGCTTTTCTTGGCTCTGTGCACAAAACAACTCCTCATATTAAACATTGCAGAAGATCTGTATGTACAGTTAGTACTTCCTGATCACAACAGTCTCCTTTTTGGATCTTTTCCTCTGCAGGCTGGAGATGTCCTCATGGCATCACCTGCCACTCTTTTCACACCAGCAGCAGGTCGGCCAACAAGCAGGACTTCTATGAAGTTTTGGGCGTCTCCCGCGCTGCGACGCAGAAGGACATCAAGAAGGCTTACTACCAGGTCAGAGACACACTTTAGTTTGGATACCTTAAGAAAGATGTTGAAAACTCAGAGTGTTTCTCAAAGTCAAAGATGCTTCCTTGGTAGGACGGGTACTTCCAAGTCGGGTCCTACAGAGGCAAGACTCCTTCCTAGCGAGTGCGCTGGTGTACGGAAGAAATGgatgtggtattttttttttactttatttagaacaATTATCTTACAATTTCTAGTAGGAATATTGATTTTCCTCATTCCTCAAAATGATATACACATATTCAAAACATGTAGGCTTattaacaaatgaataaaatcaacagggatttggacaattattatttattaacatacaaaacatgcAATTAATATTCTCTCCTCAAAGCTACCggactccattgaaaaacagagtaattttacctcaacgattgtaaaacacacttcattcaaactcgacagaaacaaaatagaactcatcaaaaccgtcttggtcaccagctctggtttggtcgaaataaacccttaatccactgagttagatgtgaaaagaaacagcccTTATGCTCTTCTCCAAACCACAAGACTCCCttgaaaaacagtaatttcaccTCCCcgattgtaaaacacacttcattcaaatgaaactcatcACAACCGTCTTCGTTAGTCTTTTCACCATTCCAACAATAAACCCTTAATTAATTCACCACGTTAGATGTGTAAAGAAACAGCCGTtaagctaccagactccatagaaaaaactgtaatttcacctcACCGATTGTAAAACACCCTGCAAACTcaatacaaacaaaataacACTCATGAAACCCGTCTtagttagtctttccactgttccaacaacctttaactctggtttggtcaaagTAAACCCTTAATTCTCCACattagatgtgaaaagaaacagctgttatgctaccagactccattgaaattttttttaattttaccttgctgattgtaaaaaaacacttcaaactcaacagaaacaaaataaaactgatcaatcttgtcttggttagtctttccactgttccaacaaccTTTAtctctggtttggtcaaaataaacccttaattaaTTCactgagttagatgtgaaaatttGCTGGCTCTAcatgctgtctctctctgctgttcaTGTGCTAATGTTACTGGGTTAGCTCGCTGAATGAGTCTGTCGCTGAGCGATGAATAAACTTTTGAATTAGGTTATTAGATCTAATATGAGTATAAGATTCAGCAACTGGATTGCcaatttctcacctcaaatttGTTCAGAAACAGATTTTGGCGGACTGCTGAGGTGAAATAACTGAAAGTTTACTATCGTATTTTCAGTCTGGGGACAGGAAATGCATCGCGCGCATAGGATTGTGGGCGTTTTAGGAGCGCGGAGGATACACATCCTTAAAAACCGTCTGAATGAAAGGACTCAGTCCTCGGTATGATTTGAAGGATCCTCAACATTGGAACAGTCCTTCGGCGGGATTCAGTGACGTAGCGTCCTTGAAATTCAGCCATTGAAGGATCCGTCCTGGACTTTGAGAAACGCCCAGAGTTTCTCATTCTCTGCCTTCATCTTTCTTCTTACTTTTTGTGTCTCTCCAGTTGGCTAAGAAGTACCACCCGGACACCAACCCAGATGACCCAGATTCCAAAGAGAAGTTTGCCAAGCTGGCTGAAGCCTACGAGGTACAAAGTTAGAGATAAAGTGCATCATCAAATTGTGTTATTCAAACTCActcgtcgttgttgttgttgttgtttgtgtgaagGTGCTGAGCGACGAGGTGAAGAGGAAGCAGTATGACACATACGGAGCGGCAGGCTTCGACCCGAGCCATGCTGGGTCAGCGGGCCAGCAGCAGTACTACCGGGCCGGGAGCACCAACATAGACCCCGAGGAGCTCTTCAGGAAGATCTTTGGAGAGTTTACTGGAGGAATGGGCTTCGGAGACATCAACAACATGTTCGAACAAAGGCCCGAGGTAAACCGTAACCCTATATGGAGGTCTTTTTATGCAGCTATTCAAACCTTTTCAGCGTTATGTAAATTTAAGAATTAGTTAAACATGCGTGCATTAACTGTGACGGGTCATTGAGGTGTGAATGTCAGCGGTTTCATTGTAAAGTTTcatcttgaatttccctcgggatcaataaagttattatctatctatctaagaATCATTTTTGTCTTTCCACAGTTTGTGATGGAGCTGACATTTACAGAGGCAGCGAAGGGCGCAAACAAGGAGCTGAATGTGAACATTGATGACGCCTGTCCGCGGTGTGACGGGAAGGGCAACGAGCCGGGCACCAAAGTGTCTCAGTGTAACTACTGCAACGGTACAGGCATGGTGAGTCTCAGACCGACAGGTGGCAGCAGGGTCTTTGActaggcttgtcgcggtagtcgCTGCTACCGGTGTTAcccggtggtcgggcacacaccgattacattacgtacccaccgtaCCCACCGtacccaccgtcgttttgcttttttttatagaaataaaacccatttagttaattttggtGTATCAGCATGTTATCGAcagatagtcagacgacggaccctataaactgacagtgaatgcatctgctccgtaaggagtctcagctcagagtagcaggagtcatatttcacacgcaggacgagagagagttaaCAGACGAGACGATGGcgaaggatttggtgtcgaagtgaaaagcaaacgcgcctatttggcaatatttctgATTTAAACCCAATACTATAAGGGAGCAATAATGGTATTGAGGCAATCGCCACGAAGAGGACGGAGTGGTCACAGCCGGTGTACGTGGCGCAGCGGTGCCAGGTAACGTTAGACCCCTGCAGCCtcgcagcaaaagctctaccggagagaccagacacaccgccacccgacgctaaaaatcaaagtaagcgc
Proteins encoded:
- the LOC119484683 gene encoding dnaJ homolog subfamily A member 3, mitochondrial-like isoform X1, encoding MASPAARLTARWFSTGHRSGRFLSVSSRHAAGCSGTVWQTHRGGAAVSRSSCSPGRDVTLRGLTGWRCPHGITCHSFHTSSRSANKQDFYEVLGVSRAATQKDIKKAYYQLAKKYHPDTNPDDPDSKEKFAKLAEAYEVLSDEVKRKQYDTYGAAGFDPSHAGSAGQQQYYRAGSTNIDPEELFRKIFGEFTGGMGFGDINNMFEQRPEFVMELTFTEAAKGANKELNVNIDDACPRCDGKGNEPGTKVSQCNYCNGTGMESINTGPFMMRSTCRRCGGKGSIINTPCALCRGSGQTKKRQTVTVPVPAGVENGQTVRMSVGTREILITFRVQRSPVFRRDGFDLHSDVLISVAQAVLGGTATAPGLYQTISIMIPASCQADQVIRLEGKGIRRMNSYSYGDHYVHIKIRVPKKLTRRQRSLLLSYAEDETDVQGMVNGVQPSAAGGSKSSGSAEKTTTSEEEQNQNQNQQQQQEEEGFFSKIKKMFS
- the LOC119484683 gene encoding dnaJ homolog subfamily A member 3, mitochondrial-like isoform X2, with the translated sequence MASPAARLTARWFSTGHRSGRFLSVSSRHAAGCSGTVWQTHRGGAAVSRSSCSPGRDVTLRGLTGWRCPHGITCHSFHTSSRSANKQDFYEVLGVSRAATQKDIKKAYYQLAKKYHPDTNPDDPDSKEKFAKLAEAYEVLSDEVKRKQYDTYGAAGFDPSHAGSAGQQQYYRAGSTNIDPEELFRKIFGEFTGGMGFGDINNMFEQRPEFVMELTFTEAAKGANKELNVNIDDACPRCDGKGNEPGTKVSQCNYCNGTGMESINTGPFMMRSTCRRCGGKGSIINTPCALCRGSGQTKKRQTVTVPVPAGVENGQTVRMSVGTREILITFRVQRSPVFRRDGFDLHSDVLISVAQAVLGGTATAPGLYQTISIMIPASCQADQVIRLEGKGIRRMNSYSYGDHYVHIKIRVPKKLTRRQRSLLLSYAEDETDVQGMVNGVQPSAGGSKSSGSAEKTTTSEEEQNQNQNQQQQQEEEGFFSKIKKMFS